The following proteins come from a genomic window of Castor canadensis chromosome 17, mCasCan1.hap1v2, whole genome shotgun sequence:
- the LOC109682516 gene encoding uncharacterized protein has product MAPPSAPLSPRGLGEARLNPRPGRRSRALKFADVAVYFSPEEWGSLRPAQRALYRDVMRETYGLLGALGCAGPKPSLISWLERNTEDWEPAALDPQEYRRGVTVQRKTRTRKKNGEKEVFPPKEAPRKGKRGRRPSKPRLIPRQTSGGPICPDCGCTFPDHPALESHKCAQNLKKPYPCPDCGRRFSYPSLLVSHRRAHSGECPYVCDQCGKRFSQRKNLSQHQVIHTGEKPYHCPDCGRCFRRSRSLANHRTTHTGEKPHQCPSCGRRFAYPSLLAIHQRTHTGEKPYTCLECNRRFRQRTALVIHQRIHTGEKPYPCPDCERRFSSSSRLVSHRRVHSGERPYACEHCEARFSQRSTLLQHQLLHTGEKPYPCPDCGRAFRRSGSLAIHRSTHTEEKLHACEDCGRRFAYPSLLASHRRVHSGERPYACDLCSKRFAQWSHLAQHQLLHTGEKPFPCLECGRCFRQRWSLAVHKCSPKTQNCSPRAAIGGPSQRNSTL; this is encoded by the exons ATGGCGCCTCCTTCTGCTCCGCTCTCTCCGCGGGGGCTAGGAGAGGCCCGACTTAATCCGAGGCCGGGAAGGAGGTCAAGGGCTTTGAAGTTCGCGGACGTGGCCGTGTACTTCTCCCCGGAGGAGTGGGGGAGTCTGCGGCCCGCGCAGAGGGCTCTGTACCGGGACGTGATGCGCGAGACCTACGGCCTCCTGGGCGCGCTCG GTTGCGCAGGTCCCAAGCCATCCCTCATCTCCTGGTTGGAGCGAAATACCGAGGATTGGGAACCGGCTGCCCTAGATCCGCAGGAGTACCGGAGAGGGGTAACAGTCCAGAGAA AAACAAGAACCAGAAAGAAGAATGGGGAAAAGGAAGTATTCCCACCTAAGGAGGCACCCCGAAAAGGGAAGCGAGGGCGAAGGCCTAGCAAACCCCGACTGATCCCCAGGCAGACGTCTGGGGGCCCCATCTGCCCTGACTGTGGCTGCACCTTTCCTGATCATCCGGCCCTGGAGAGCCACAAGTGTGCCCAGAATCTGAAAAAGCCTTATCCTTGTCCCGACTGTGGGCGCCGCTTTTCCTACCCGTCCCTGTTGGTTAGTCATCGGCGGGCGCACTCTGGTGAGTGCCCGTATGTTTGTGACCAGTGTGGCAAACGTTTCTCCCAGCGGAAGAACCTCTCTCAGCACCAGGTCATCCACACAGGCGAGAAGCCTTACCACTGCCCTGACTGTGGCCGCTGCTTCCGCAGGAGCCGGTCCTTGGCCAATCACAGGACCACACACACTGGCGAGAAGCCGCACCAGTGCCCTAGCTGCGGGCGTCGCTTCGCCTACCCGTCCCTGCTGGCCATCCACCAGCGCACGCACACAGGAGAGAAGCCCTACACCTGCCTGGAATGCAACCGCCGCTTTCGCCAGCGCACAGCCCTGGTCATCCACCAGCGCATCCACACAGGCGAGAAGCCCTACCCGTGTCCGGACTGCGAGCGGCGCTTCTCCTCGTCCTCCCGCCTCGTCAGCCACCGCCGTGTGCACTCGGGAGAGCGGCCCTACGCCTGCGAGCACTGTGAGGCCCGCTTCTCCCAGCGCAGCACGTTGCTGCAGCACCAGCTCTtgcacactggggagaagccctaccCCTGCCCCGACTGCGGCCGCGCCTTCAGGCGGAGCGGCTCCCTTGCCATACACCGCAGCACGCACACGGAGGAGAAGCTGCACGCCTGTGAAGACTGCGGCCGCCGCTTTGCCTACCCCTCGCTGCTGGCCAGTCACCGGCGCGTGCACTCGGGCGAGCGGCCTTATGCCTGTGACCTTTGCTCCAAGCGCTTTGCCCAGTGGAGCCACTTGGCTCAGCACCAGCTTCTGCACACCGGAGAGAAGCCTTTTCCCTGCCTTGAGTGTGGGCGATGCTTCCGCCAGAGGTGGTCTCTGGCCGTCCACAAGTGTAGTCCTAAGACCCAAAACTGTAGCCCTAGAGCTGCTATAGGAGGGCCCAGCCAGAGGAACAGCACCCTTTAG